In a genomic window of Diorhabda carinulata isolate Delta chromosome 8, icDioCari1.1, whole genome shotgun sequence:
- the LOC130897252 gene encoding alkylated DNA repair protein alkB homolog 8, protein MEHDVLSAAKLKKIEKKLKKLLRIVFQEVGIQCSINKVNKIIAIANAGLINGLTEETVFEYFSKYGALQHILLIPGKSCCFVQYKEEASAVKAYNNYNGILNIAQDSKPIYLLYADKLPDLCLKNMWHGIVPGLIILNNFVTSDEEKVLLQLCSFDSNTTCQMRHRQVKHFGYEFRYDTNNVDKDKPLPESIPGECNLWERLKNTEYYNFVPDQLTINHYIPGQGIPHHVDTHSAFDDPIMSLSLGSSVVMEFKKDDQHICILLPQRSLAIMSGESRYDWTHGITPRKFDIVPTENGFTSLERGVRTSFTFRKVLQGSCTCNYKSKCDSYMENSREIKNNDASELEKEHVHKVYENIAEHFDDTRHKPWPNVVHFLESFEKGSLLIDVGCGNGKYLGSNEDIFNIGCDTSFNLIDICRKRGFQSFIASCLNLPLRDSSVDGAISIAVIHHLANEERRIKAIKEIVRILKPGGKALIYVWAKDQCKNQGRTTYIKQDRKNRKENSNIVTEYNNEMIQISEKVSLPIHINRTQFKHDDMLVPWKLKRNKENDRTFLRFYHVFVENELDNLCKKIKNVVITKSYYDQGNWCVIINKI, encoded by the exons aTGGAACATGATGTTTTAAGTGCtgcaaaattgaagaaaatagaaaagaagttgaaaaaactCCTGCGAATTGTATTCCAGGAAGTTGGTATTCagtgttcaataaataaagttaataag ATAATAGCTATTGCAAATGCAGGTTTGATAAATGGATTAACAGAAGAAACagtgtttgaatatttttcaaaatatggtgCTTTGCAACATATTTTACTGATTCCAGGAAAATCCTGCTGTTTTGTCCAGTACAAAGAAGAAGCATCTGCTGTTAAAgcttataataattataatggcATCCTTAACATTGCCCAGGATTCAAaaccaatttatttattgtatgcTGATAAACTACCAGATTtgtgtttgaaaaatatgtggCATGGGATAGTACCAGggttaataattttaaataattttgtgacTTCTGATGAGGAAAAAGTTCTATTACAATTATGTAGTTTTGATTCAAATACAACTTGTCAAATGCGACATAGACAAGTTAAACATTTTGGATATGAATTTAGATATGATACAAATAATGTAGATAAAGATAAACCATTGCCAGAGAGTATTCCAGGAGAATGTAATTTGTGGGAACGGTTGAAAAACACGGAGTATTATAACTTTGTACCAGATCAACTTACAATCAATCACTATATTCCAGGGCAAGGAATTCCACATCATGTAGATACACATAGTGCCTTTGACGACCCTATTATGTCTCTTTCGTTAGGATCATCTGTAGTAATGGAATTTAAAAAAGATGATCAACATATTTGCATTCTATTACCCCAACGATCATTAGCCATTATGTCAGGTGAATCTAGATATGACTGGACACATGGTATAACaccaagaaaatttgatatagTTCCTACAGAAAACGGTTTTACTTCTCTAGAAAGAGGGGTTAGAACTTCATTTACTTTTAGAAAAGTTTTACAAGGTTCTTGCACATGTAATTACAAATCTAAATGTGATTCTTACATGGAAAATTCAAGggagataaaaaataatgatgccTCTGAATTGGAAAAAGAACATGTGCataaagtttatgaaaatatagcAGAACATTTTGATGACACCAGGCATAAACCTTGGCCTAATGTTGTACACTTTTTAGAATCATTTGAAAAGGGGTCTCTTTTAATAGATGTTGGTTGTGGAAATGGTAAATACCTTGGGAGTAATGAAGATATTTTCAAT ATAGGTTGTGATACAAGctttaatttaattgatatatGTAGAAAAAGAGGATTTCAGTCTTTTATTGCCAGTTGCTTAAATTTACCTCTCAGAGATAGTTCCGTAGATGGAGCTATAAGTATTGCTGTAATTCACCATTTGGCAAATGAG GAAAGGCGTATTaaagctataaaagaaataGTACGAATATTAAAACCAGGCGGCAAAGCTTTAATTTACGTTTGGGCAAAAGAtcaatgcaaaaatcaaggaagaACAACTTATATAAAGCAAGATAGAAAAAACCGTAAAGAAAATTCTAATATTGTAACtgaatataataatgaaatgatacagatatctgaaaaagtttcCTTACCAATTCATATAAATAGAACTCAGTTTAAACATGATGATATGTTAGTACCATGGAAACTAAAGAGGAATAAAGAAAATGATCGTACTTTTCTTAGATTTTATCatgtttttgttgaaaatgaatTAGATAAcctttgtaaaaaaatcaaaaatgtcGTAATCACAAAAAGTTATTATGATCAGGGTAATTGGTGTgtcattatcaataaaatatga